One genomic region from Mauremys reevesii isolate NIE-2019 linkage group 7, ASM1616193v1, whole genome shotgun sequence encodes:
- the LOC120409316 gene encoding small nuclear ribonucleoprotein G-like, whose protein sequence is MSKAHPPELKKFIDKKLSLKLNGGRHVQRILRGFDPFMNLVIDECVEMAQGGQQNTIGMVIIRGNSIIMLEALERV, encoded by the coding sequence ATGAGCAAAGCGCACCCACCTGAGCTGAAGAAATTCATAGACAAGAAGCTTTCACTGAAGTTAAATGGTGGCCGACATGTCCAAAGGATATTGCGAGGGTTTGACCCATTCATGAATCTAGTGATAGACGAGTGTGTGGAGATGGCACAAGGTGGACAACAGAACACTATAGGGATGGTGATAATACGAGGAAACAGCATCATCATGTTAGAAGCCTTGGAACGAGTATAG